AATAATTTCCTTTTTTTTCAATATCAGCTTGAGCTTTTTTTAGTTCTATATTATTTTCAATAAACTCTTTTTCATTAAATATTTTAAATACTGGAAGTTCAAATTTAGTGTAATCAGCTGATGAAATATTATTAAAACTATTTATAAGATTTTGTTTTTGGTATTTTAAATCAACTAAATTATGTTTTGTAGTATTTAAAGTAAGCAAAGCATCATCAAGATATGAAGCATCTAAAAAACCATTTAAAACTTGTTCTTTTTTTCTATTTACGTCAATTTTTGCATTTTCTAGGGTATATTTTGCTTTTTGTATATTGAAATTAGTTTTTTCAATATTATACAGATAGTTTAAAGCTTGTTTTACTAACTCTTTTTGTTGTTGGTCTAATTCAAGTGTTGCATAATCATAAGTTGAATCGGCATATTTTATAGCTTTATAAATTCCACCACTTTGAAAAATTGGTTGGTTTATAGAAATAACAGAACGTTCTGTTTTTTCATCTTCCCCTAAGTTTTTTGTATATTGATATTGAATTGGATTTATCCAATCTTTTCTAAGTTTTGAACTATCTTCTTTGATTTGTTCCCTTGAAAGTTCAATATCTTTTAGTCTTTTTTCTGAAATTATTTTCTCATCAAAAGCTTCATTTGAAGCAAAAAGATTTAATGAGATTAAACTACAAAGAAGTAGTTTAACCTTGCTTGATTTTATCAAGTGCATTTTCTAACCTTTTGAAACCTTCATTTATCTCTTCTTTAGAAATTGTAAGGGCAGGAAGAAGTCTTAAAGTATTTTTACCAGCTTTTAAAACTAAAACACCATATTCAAACGCAGTTTTAATTACAAGCGCTAAAGTATCAGCATCTTTTACTCTTAATCCTCTCATTAATCCAAGTCCTACATTATCTGTGAAAATTTCTCTATTTTTTTCGTAAATTTCATTTAATTTAGCATTAAAATAGATAATAGTTTCATCTAAAACGCCACTATCTTTTACTTCCTCTAAGATATCTAAAACTTCAAGTGCAGCAGCTGTAACTAAATAGTTTCCACCAAAAGTAGAACCATGGTCACCTGGGCTAAAAATATCTTTATGAGTAGTCATAATAGCACCAATTGGAACACCACCACCTAAACCTTTAGCTAGTGTTACTATATCTGGTTCAATTTCATAAAGATTTGATGCTAAAAATTCACCAGTTCTAAATACACCTGTTTGAACTTCATCAATAATTAGTAAAATATCATTTTCTTTTAAGAATTTTGCTAACTCTTGAATCTCTTTTTTATCAAATGGTTGAACTCCACCTTCCCCTTGAACAAGTTCAATCATAACTGCAACTGTTTCATTATCAATTGAATTATAAATATCATCTATTTTATTATGATACGAAAAACCATCTGGATATGGAGCAAAATTTGGAGTATGCATAGAGCTTTGTCCAGTTGCTTTTACTGTAGTTATTGTTCTTCCATGAAAAGAGTGCTCTAGTGTGATAACTTTATATCTTTTATTTTCAAATTTTGTTTCACCATATTTTCTAGCAATTTTAATAGCACCTTCATTTGCTTCTGCACCACTATTTGAGAAAAATGTTCTAATATCATAACCACTTAACTCTTTTAATCTTTTAGCAAGTTTTGCTTGTGGTTCAATACAATATAAATTTGAAATATGAGTTATATTTGAAATTTGTTCATAAATTTTATCTGCAACTCTTTTATTACCATGTCCCACACTACAAACTGCAATTCCTGATGTAAAATCAATATAATCTTTATCATTTTCATCAAATAAAGTTGCATTTATACCTTTTTTGAAATTAACATAATTTCTAGCATAAGTATGAAGTACATACTCTTTATCCATTTGTTCTAATTGTTCGCTCATTTTTTACCTTAAAAAAAGTAGTTTATTTTTAGGGGCAATTATATCTAAAATATTTAAACTAATCATTAATAACTAGGGTTTTACAGCACGACTTATATATCTATTTAAGTCAAATAAAC
The genomic region above belongs to Arcobacter ellisii and contains:
- a CDS encoding TolC family protein; protein product: MHLIKSSKVKLLLCSLISLNLFASNEAFDEKIISEKRLKDIELSREQIKEDSSKLRKDWINPIQYQYTKNLGEDEKTERSVISINQPIFQSGGIYKAIKYADSTYDYATLELDQQQKELVKQALNYLYNIEKTNFNIQKAKYTLENAKIDVNRKKEQVLNGFLDASYLDDALLTLNTTKHNLVDLKYQKQNLINSFNNISSADYTKFELPVFKIFNEKEFIENNIELKKAQADIEKKGNYSYMTMAKYLPSVNAFYTYSKYHDTDNSLKLTKENDQTFGLSLNVPLDTRTFNDIESKKIDYLKSKLNFENSLDDEKTFFKTKLEKISMLDERLQITKEDLEVYDSILKIINEEKQAQIKTQSDVDTLQNSQKIKSLDLKIYEIDRQLELLELYAKLH
- a CDS encoding aspartate aminotransferase family protein, which codes for MSEQLEQMDKEYVLHTYARNYVNFKKGINATLFDENDKDYIDFTSGIAVCSVGHGNKRVADKIYEQISNITHISNLYCIEPQAKLAKRLKELSGYDIRTFFSNSGAEANEGAIKIARKYGETKFENKRYKVITLEHSFHGRTITTVKATGQSSMHTPNFAPYPDGFSYHNKIDDIYNSIDNETVAVMIELVQGEGGVQPFDKKEIQELAKFLKENDILLIIDEVQTGVFRTGEFLASNLYEIEPDIVTLAKGLGGGVPIGAIMTTHKDIFSPGDHGSTFGGNYLVTAAALEVLDILEEVKDSGVLDETIIYFNAKLNEIYEKNREIFTDNVGLGLMRGLRVKDADTLALVIKTAFEYGVLVLKAGKNTLRLLPALTISKEEINEGFKRLENALDKIKQG